The following coding sequences lie in one Zingiber officinale cultivar Zhangliang chromosome 2B, Zo_v1.1, whole genome shotgun sequence genomic window:
- the LOC122047527 gene encoding protein ESSENTIAL FOR POTEXVIRUS ACCUMULATION 1-like isoform X4: MASGNVDLPDDLFITKPVEEVWAGKDQVNPENNIPLSPQWLYAKHGDSKDTRPPSSLPSGTLSDSIQKDIWRLDGSQDKKEWRKNVSDIDSSRRWREEERETSLLSRRERKKEGEREIEYRKGDRRPENAVVKEPLESRTLSSTERLHEVPNRGMGNENRRDSKWSSRWGPEDKDKESRIEKKVEVEKEDSHTEKQSFSASLRSLSGTDSRDKWRPRHRQDVHSGGSSVRAAPGFGFERDRVDGSSNSGFARGRGRSNSVAVLQLGSSFAAASSIGAIPVTEAEFCYPRGKLLAIYRKQKTVFVDATPVDFEDAPPVTTSSFVTPLAFDTPDAEEEILLKEIWKGKVNSIGANLSQEKMAKTNEADIGDEEKSIIEKKHDKMELIEDSKELNSEHGQHKDITVDSLINLVGLDGLPPKVVNHDAFLDKPGSLGADVMHSETDDGMMKEINVTDQSSHLDIFKNVNLGDDFIIPFDVGATVPVKSCPVFDIPHVEVLNDNKFENRKLENKLPHPEELSLYYQDPQGDVQGPFLGFDIISWFEQGFFGTDLPVCLSDAPEGTPFQPLGEVMPHLKLELHPISNIFPGEKSETFDATSHEHDPTLISGSFASKDQQQTLTLDALGSHLKLDALENETLIDSNNARLPFSKAETSLRMIAEGHNLPDFTGQDAEVVLYKGRSSSNMEKQQHGKVDNHNIALSMSMGAHHSMLTETANTSFAHHNLQRGNDMNPLGLFWSELKGNQNKPLSSTIPGSMENLIGNYDHSRTASPFNLNQEQQLISGRDLPNPNDSWSKNYRWSSSARVPDNLGVNNISRFEDGPNHPSLEQSLLLQQLQKQQLQHQLQQQSLLAHQNADLSGTYLDQVHELMHQHPVNQQSMEDLEQMLKLRFEQQVHLEQLQQQQLQQQQFQRQRQLHQHFQYDEPQFESQRQIYLENLLHQQLLEPGTGLSNVYPHDKNMMDQMFLRQQLLNESRKHSSNLSHESVMEQLIHANQGLNFQQQNKDLFNVLSHSKLRQMSLEQQYLLEHQLEQLQAQQLSASRNLTGIEEERHRGGIWSVDESGQFIRTAASQPQNYSSRLGQLDFLQKPQGPSLVEHPSHSQRNYLLQERMQRGLHPLDSSMHMPRAGTSPPNMELINAIARGQGLDAQDHLDQLRASGQMGQFHSNFHAHQRQISREFSGTHMDPTESHWSELARQLPADLIESQLKQLQIKVEKQRGANMNVSFESPNAWAPNLGNNESSKYELRDLLHQEMLHQSQQSLSLVDAATSSYEQKDPSWLYSRPNSENPYDLNRERAALGGAFSDASLLEQVGRPLNEQIMNTIDNKFESSNRFTLKPGFSTSFEQKQFPPDLDLFERGRLANSLSDASLQLIDFSNLKDGERGKMQDISGSSRIQSMMDAQESRVMQAEGHDGLGFFDYEAEFVHADKEEMPNNMAYGDPKAADSFLKRAYDLHDMSSARPPHGMPSARPPSAGTLQISKGHDSATYGSSEGTEVQQEPGATLSSQSSEVLRSNKKDFKFRRTSSSNDTDTIEPSFIYMLKSTKKSMPEHENIETGSVGKSSKKKGKKGRQIDPSLLGFKVHSNRILMGEIQRPDD; the protein is encoded by the exons ATGGCGAGCGGCAACGTGGATCTGCCGGATGATCTCTTCATCACAAAGCCGGTCGAGGAGGTGTGGGCCGGCAAAG ATCAGGTGAATCCAGAAAATAATATTCCTCTGTCTCCTCAGTGGCTATATGCTAAACATGGTGACAGCAAG GATACTCGGCCACCAAGTTCACTACCATCTGGAACCTTGTCTGATTCTATTCAGAAAGATATCTGGCGTTTGGACGGATCACAGGACAAGAAAGAATGGAGAAAAAATGTATCTGATATTGATAGTAGCCGACGTTGGCGTGAAGAGGAGAGAGAGACTAGCTTGCTTTCTAGGAGAGAACGCAAAAAGGAAGGAGAACGAGAAATTGAGTATCGAAAAGGTGATCGTCGACCTGAGAATGCCGTTGTTAAAGAACCTCTTGAGTCTAGGACTCTGTCTTCAACTGAGAGGTTGCATGAAGTTCCTAACCGTGGTATGGGAAATGAAAACCGCCGGGATAGCAAGTGGTCATCAAGATGGGGCCCAGAGGACAAAGACAAGGAGTCACGGATAGAGAAGAAAGTGGAAGTAGAGAAAGAAGACTCTCATACTGAAAAACAGTCTTTTTCTGCTAGCCTCCGCTCACTCTCTGGAACTGATTCTCGTGATAAATGGAGGCCACGACATCGTCAGGATGTTCATTCTGGGGGTTCCTCTGTTCGTGCTGCTCCTGGATTTGGTTTTGAAAGAGATCGTGTGGACGGTTCATCAAATTCTGGTTTTGCTCGTGGTAGGGGAAGATCAAACTCTGTTGCTGTATTGCAGCTGGGAAGTTCATTTGCTGCTGCTAGCTCAATTGGTGCAATCCCAGTAACTGAGGCTGAGTTCTGCTATCCTAGAGGGAAGCTTCTTGCTATTTACAGGAAGCAGAAGACAGTTTTTGTTGATGCTACCCCTGTGGACTTTGAGGATGCTCCTCCGGTAACAACATCTAGCTTTGTAACTCCATTGGCCTTTGACACGCCTGATGCAGAGGAAGAG ATTCTTCTGAAAGAAATTTGGAAAGGGAAGGTCAACAGCATTGGAGCAAACTTAAGTCAGGAAAAGATGGCAAAAACTAATGAAGCTGATATAG GTGATGAGGAGAAGAGCATAATTGAAAAGAAACATGATAAAATGGAATTAATAGAAGATTCTAAAG AGCTGAATTCTGAACATGGACAACACAAGGACATTACTGTGGATTCTTTGATTAATTTGGTTGGTCTTGATGGTTTGCCCCCAAAGGTTGTGAACCATGATGCTTTTCTAGATAAACCAGGTTCACTTGGTGCCGATGTTATGCATTCTGAGACAGATGATGGCATGATGAAAGAGATAAATGTTACTGATCAATCAAGTCATCTAGATATTTTTAAAAACGTCAACTTAGGAGATGATTTCATTATCCCTTTTGATGTTGGTGCTACGGTACCCGTTAAGTCATGTCCTGTGTTTGACATTCCTCATGTGGAGGTTCTTAACGataacaaatttgaaaatagaaaattgGAGAACAAATTACCCCATCCTGAGGAGTTGAGCTTATATTACCAAGACCCACAAGGTGATGTACAGGGACCATTTCTAGGTTTTGATATCATCTCTTGGTTTGAGCAAGGTTTCTTTGGCACAGATTTACCTGTGTGTTTATCTGATGCTCCTGAGGGCACACCTTTTCAGCCACTAGGTGAAGTTATGCCTCATTTGAAACTCGAGCTCCATCCTATCTCAAATATCTTCCCTGGTGAAAAATCTGAAACTTTCGATGCTACAAGTCATGAACATGACCCTACCCTTATTAGTGGTTCTTTTGCCTCAAAGGATCAACAGCAAACCTTGACATTGGATGCTTTGGGTTCTCATTTAAAACTTGATGCTCTTGAAAATGAAACTCTGATAGATTCAAATAATGCCAGGTTACCCTTTTCCAAGGCAGAAACATCATTACGTATGATAGCTGAAGGCCACAACTTGCCTGATTTTACTGGGCAAGATGCCGAAG TTGTGTTGTACAAAGGTAGGTCCTCAAGCAACATGGAGAAACAGCAACATGGAAAAGTTGATAATCATAACATTGCTCTATCAATGTCCATGGGTGCTCATCATTCTATGCTTACTGAAACTGCAAATACTAGTTTTGCGCATCATAATCTTCAAAGGGGCAATGACATGAATCCTCTTGGATTGTTTTGGTCTGAACTAAAAGGTAACCAAAACAAGCCCCTTTCATCAACTATTCCAGGCTCCATGGAGAATTTGATTGGCAATTATGATCATTCAAGAACTGCCTCTCCATTTAACCTGAACCAGGAGCAACAGCTCATCTCGGGAAGAGACCTTCCAAACCCCAATGATTCATGGTCTAAAAATTATAGATGGAGCAGCAGTGCAAGAGTTCCTGACAATCTTGGTGTGAATAACATTTCCAGGTTCGAAGATGGGCCTAACCACCCTAGTTTAGAACAGTCTCTGCTCTTGCAACAATTACAGAAACAACAATTACAGCATCAACTTCAACAGCAAAGCTTACTAGCTCATCAAAATGCTGATTTGTCTGGAACATACTTGGATCAGGTGCATGAACTTATGCACCAGCACCCTGTTAATCAACAGAGTATGGAAGATCTAGAACAGATGCTGAAACTTAGGTTTGAACAACAGGTACATCTAGAACAGTTGCAGCAGCAGCAGTTGCAGCAGCAGCAGTTTCAACGACAGCGACAATTGCACCAGCATTTTCAATATGATGAACCACAATTTGAATCACAACGGCAGATTTATCTTGAAAATTTGCTGCATCAGCAATTACTTGAACCTGGTACTGGTTTATCAAATGTTTATCCGCATGACAAAAACATGATGGATCAGATGTTTCTAAGGCAGCAACTTTTGAATGAGTCTCGGAAACATTCTAGCAATCTTTCTCATGAATCAGTGATGGAGCAACTCATCCATGCAAATCAGGGGCTGAATTTTCAGCAGCAGAATAAAGATTTATTTAATGTTTTATCTCATTCCAAGCTGAGGCAGATGTCTCTGGAGCAACAATATCTTTTAGAACATCAGCTGGAGCAACTTCAGGCTCAGCAGCTCTCCGCTTCGAGGAATTTAACTGGTATTGAGGAAGAGAGGCACAGAGGGGGGATCTGGTCGGTTGATGAATCTGGCCAATTCATTAGAACTGCAGCTAGTCAGCCACAGAATTATTCTTCCAGGCTTGGCCAATTAGACTTTTTGCAGAAACCACAAGGACCATCATTGGTAGAGCATCCTAGTCATTCTCAGCGAAACTACTTGTTGCAGGAGAGAATGCAAAGGGGGCTACATCCTCTTGATAGTTCAATGCATATGCCACGTGCAGGTACTTCTCCACCAAACATGGAACTAATTAATGCCATAGCACGAGGTCAAGGATTGGATGCACAAGACCATCTTGACCAGCTTCGTGCTTCTGGTCAGATGGGACAGTTTCATTCTAATTTTCACGCTCATCAAAGACAGATTTCCAGAGAATTCTCTGGCACACACATGGATCCAACAGAGAGCCACTGGTCTGAGTTAGCTAGACAGTTACCAGCTGACCTAATAGAATCCCAGCTGAAACAGTTGCAAATTAAAGTGGAGAAGCAGAGAGGTGCAAATATGAATGTCTCCTTTGAGAGCCCAAATGCATGGGCACCAAATCTAGGAAATAATGAAAGCTCAAAATATGAATTGAGAGACTTGCTTCATCAAGAAATGCTTCACCAATCTCAACAGTCTCTCAGTTTGGTGGATGCTGCTACATCATCCTATGAGCAAAAGGACCCTTCTTGGCTCTACTCACGACCTAATTCAGAGAATCCATATGATTTGAACAGAGAGAGAGCAGCGTTAGGTGGCGCCTTTTCAGATGCTTCCCTTTTGGAGCAAGTAGGACGGCCTTTGAATGAACAAATCATGAATACCATTGATAATAAATTTGAGAGCAGCAACAGGTTCACTTTAAAGCCTGGTTTCTCAACTTCTTTTGAACAGAAACAATTCCCGCCGGATTTAGACTTATTTGAAAGGGGCAGGCTTGCGAATTCTTTAAGTGATGCTTCCTTGCAGTTGATAGATTTCTCTAATCTGAAGGATGGGGAGAGAGGAAAGATGCAGGATATCAGTGGAAGTTCCAGGATCCAATCAATGATGGATGCGCAAGAGAGTAGAGTTATGCAAGCAGAAGGTCATGATG GTTTAGGCTTCTTTGACTATGAAGCAGAATTTGTTCATGCTGACAAGGAAGAGATGCCTAACAATAT GGCGTATGGTGATCCAAAAGCTGCTGATAGTTTCTTAAAGCGTGCCTATGATCTCCATGACATGTCATCTGCAAGACCTCCCCATGGCATGCCATCTGCAAGACCACCATCAGCCGGCACTCTTCAAATTTCAAAAGGGCATGATTCTGCAACTTATGGATCTTCAGAAG GTACAGAAGTACAGCAAGAACCTGGAGCTACACTCTCATCCCAATCCTCTGAGGTGCTTAGATCTAACAAGAAAGACTTCAAATTTCGTCGGACCTCTTCTAGCAATGACACTGATACTATAGAGCCTTCATTCATTTATATGCTGAAGAGCACCAAAAAATCCATGCCGGAGCATGAGAACATTGAAACAGGTTCAGTCGGAAAGAGTAGCAAAAAGAAGGGAAAGAAAGGGAGACAGATTGACCCGTCTCTTCTCGGCTTCAAAGTTCACAGCAACCGCATCTTGATGGGTGAGATCCAGCGCCCGGATGATTGA
- the LOC122047527 gene encoding protein ESSENTIAL FOR POTEXVIRUS ACCUMULATION 1-like isoform X5, with product MASGNVDLPDDLFITKPVEEVWAGKDQVNPENNIPLSPQWLYAKHGDSKDTRPPSSLPSGTLSDSIQKDIWRLDGSQDKKEWRKNVSDIDSSRRWREEERETSLLSRRERKKEGEREIEYRKGDRRPENAVVKEPLESRTLSSTERLHEVPNRGMGNENRRDSKWSSRWGPEDKDKESRIEKKVEVEKEDSHTEKQSFSASLRSLSGTDSRDKWRPRHRQDVHSGGSSVRAAPGFGFERDRVDGSSNSGFARGRGRSNSVAVLQLGSSFAAASSIGAIPVTEAEFCYPRGKLLAIYRKQKTVFVDATPVDFEDAPPVTTSSFVTPLAFDTPDAEEEILLKEIWKGKVNSIGANLSQEKMAKTNEADIGDEEKSIIEKKHDKMELIEDSKELNSEHGQHKDITVDSLINLVGLDGLPPKVVNHDAFLDKPGSLGADVMHSETDDGMMKEINVTDQSSHLDIFKNVNLGDDFIIPFDVGATVPVKSCPVFDIPHVEVLNDNKFENRKLENKLPHPEELSLYYQDPQGDVQGPFLGFDIISWFEQGFFGTDLPVCLSDAPEGTPFQPLGEVMPHLKLELHPISNIFPGEKSETFDATSHEHDPTLISGSFASKDQQQTLTLDALGSHLKLDALENETLIDSNNARLPFSKAETSLRMIAEGHNLPDFTGQDAEVVLYKGRSSSNMEKQQHGKVDNHNIALSMSMGAHHSMLTETANTSFAHHNLQRGNDMNPLGLFWSELKGNQNKPLSSTIPGSMENLIGNYDHSRTASPFNLNQEQQLISGRDLPNPNDSWSKNYRWSSSARVPDNLGVNNISRFEDGPNHPSLEQSLLLQQLQKQQLQHQLQQQSLLAHQNADLSGTYLDQVHELMHQHPVNQQSMEDLEQMLKLRFEQQVHLEQLQQQQLQQQQFQRQRQLHQHFQYDEPQFESQRQIYLENLLHQQLLEPGTGLSNVYPHDKNMMDQMFLRQQLLNESRKHSSNLSHESVMEQLIHANQGLNFQQQNKDLFNVLSHSKLRQMSLEQQYLLEHQLEQLQAQQLSASRNLTGIEEERHRGGIWSVDESGQFIRTAASQPQNYSSRLGQLDFLQKPQGPSLVEHPSHSQRNYLLQERMQRGLHPLDSSMHMPRAGTSPPNMELINAIARGQGLDAQDHLDQLRASGQMGQFHSNFHAHQRQISREFSGTHMDPTESHWSELARQLPADLIESQLKQLQIKVEKQRGANMNVSFESPNAWAPNLGNNESSKYELRDLLHQEMLHQSQQSLSLVDAATSSYEQKDPSWLYSRPNSENPYDLNRERAALGGAFSDASLLEQVGRPLNEQIMNTIDNKFESSNRFTLKPGFSTSFEQKQFPPDLDLFERGRLANSLSDASLQLIDFSNLKDGERGKMQDISGSSRIQSMMDAQESRVMQAEGLGFFDYEAEFVHADKEEMPNNMAYGDPKAADSFLKRAYDLHDMSSARPPHGMPSARPPSAGTLQISKGHDSATYGSSEGTEVQQEPGATLSSQSSEVLRSNKKDFKFRRTSSSNDTDTIEPSFIYMLKSTKKSMPEHENIETGSVGKSSKKKGKKGRQIDPSLLGFKVHSNRILMGEIQRPDD from the exons ATGGCGAGCGGCAACGTGGATCTGCCGGATGATCTCTTCATCACAAAGCCGGTCGAGGAGGTGTGGGCCGGCAAAG ATCAGGTGAATCCAGAAAATAATATTCCTCTGTCTCCTCAGTGGCTATATGCTAAACATGGTGACAGCAAG GATACTCGGCCACCAAGTTCACTACCATCTGGAACCTTGTCTGATTCTATTCAGAAAGATATCTGGCGTTTGGACGGATCACAGGACAAGAAAGAATGGAGAAAAAATGTATCTGATATTGATAGTAGCCGACGTTGGCGTGAAGAGGAGAGAGAGACTAGCTTGCTTTCTAGGAGAGAACGCAAAAAGGAAGGAGAACGAGAAATTGAGTATCGAAAAGGTGATCGTCGACCTGAGAATGCCGTTGTTAAAGAACCTCTTGAGTCTAGGACTCTGTCTTCAACTGAGAGGTTGCATGAAGTTCCTAACCGTGGTATGGGAAATGAAAACCGCCGGGATAGCAAGTGGTCATCAAGATGGGGCCCAGAGGACAAAGACAAGGAGTCACGGATAGAGAAGAAAGTGGAAGTAGAGAAAGAAGACTCTCATACTGAAAAACAGTCTTTTTCTGCTAGCCTCCGCTCACTCTCTGGAACTGATTCTCGTGATAAATGGAGGCCACGACATCGTCAGGATGTTCATTCTGGGGGTTCCTCTGTTCGTGCTGCTCCTGGATTTGGTTTTGAAAGAGATCGTGTGGACGGTTCATCAAATTCTGGTTTTGCTCGTGGTAGGGGAAGATCAAACTCTGTTGCTGTATTGCAGCTGGGAAGTTCATTTGCTGCTGCTAGCTCAATTGGTGCAATCCCAGTAACTGAGGCTGAGTTCTGCTATCCTAGAGGGAAGCTTCTTGCTATTTACAGGAAGCAGAAGACAGTTTTTGTTGATGCTACCCCTGTGGACTTTGAGGATGCTCCTCCGGTAACAACATCTAGCTTTGTAACTCCATTGGCCTTTGACACGCCTGATGCAGAGGAAGAG ATTCTTCTGAAAGAAATTTGGAAAGGGAAGGTCAACAGCATTGGAGCAAACTTAAGTCAGGAAAAGATGGCAAAAACTAATGAAGCTGATATAG GTGATGAGGAGAAGAGCATAATTGAAAAGAAACATGATAAAATGGAATTAATAGAAGATTCTAAAG AGCTGAATTCTGAACATGGACAACACAAGGACATTACTGTGGATTCTTTGATTAATTTGGTTGGTCTTGATGGTTTGCCCCCAAAGGTTGTGAACCATGATGCTTTTCTAGATAAACCAGGTTCACTTGGTGCCGATGTTATGCATTCTGAGACAGATGATGGCATGATGAAAGAGATAAATGTTACTGATCAATCAAGTCATCTAGATATTTTTAAAAACGTCAACTTAGGAGATGATTTCATTATCCCTTTTGATGTTGGTGCTACGGTACCCGTTAAGTCATGTCCTGTGTTTGACATTCCTCATGTGGAGGTTCTTAACGataacaaatttgaaaatagaaaattgGAGAACAAATTACCCCATCCTGAGGAGTTGAGCTTATATTACCAAGACCCACAAGGTGATGTACAGGGACCATTTCTAGGTTTTGATATCATCTCTTGGTTTGAGCAAGGTTTCTTTGGCACAGATTTACCTGTGTGTTTATCTGATGCTCCTGAGGGCACACCTTTTCAGCCACTAGGTGAAGTTATGCCTCATTTGAAACTCGAGCTCCATCCTATCTCAAATATCTTCCCTGGTGAAAAATCTGAAACTTTCGATGCTACAAGTCATGAACATGACCCTACCCTTATTAGTGGTTCTTTTGCCTCAAAGGATCAACAGCAAACCTTGACATTGGATGCTTTGGGTTCTCATTTAAAACTTGATGCTCTTGAAAATGAAACTCTGATAGATTCAAATAATGCCAGGTTACCCTTTTCCAAGGCAGAAACATCATTACGTATGATAGCTGAAGGCCACAACTTGCCTGATTTTACTGGGCAAGATGCCGAAG TTGTGTTGTACAAAGGTAGGTCCTCAAGCAACATGGAGAAACAGCAACATGGAAAAGTTGATAATCATAACATTGCTCTATCAATGTCCATGGGTGCTCATCATTCTATGCTTACTGAAACTGCAAATACTAGTTTTGCGCATCATAATCTTCAAAGGGGCAATGACATGAATCCTCTTGGATTGTTTTGGTCTGAACTAAAAGGTAACCAAAACAAGCCCCTTTCATCAACTATTCCAGGCTCCATGGAGAATTTGATTGGCAATTATGATCATTCAAGAACTGCCTCTCCATTTAACCTGAACCAGGAGCAACAGCTCATCTCGGGAAGAGACCTTCCAAACCCCAATGATTCATGGTCTAAAAATTATAGATGGAGCAGCAGTGCAAGAGTTCCTGACAATCTTGGTGTGAATAACATTTCCAGGTTCGAAGATGGGCCTAACCACCCTAGTTTAGAACAGTCTCTGCTCTTGCAACAATTACAGAAACAACAATTACAGCATCAACTTCAACAGCAAAGCTTACTAGCTCATCAAAATGCTGATTTGTCTGGAACATACTTGGATCAGGTGCATGAACTTATGCACCAGCACCCTGTTAATCAACAGAGTATGGAAGATCTAGAACAGATGCTGAAACTTAGGTTTGAACAACAGGTACATCTAGAACAGTTGCAGCAGCAGCAGTTGCAGCAGCAGCAGTTTCAACGACAGCGACAATTGCACCAGCATTTTCAATATGATGAACCACAATTTGAATCACAACGGCAGATTTATCTTGAAAATTTGCTGCATCAGCAATTACTTGAACCTGGTACTGGTTTATCAAATGTTTATCCGCATGACAAAAACATGATGGATCAGATGTTTCTAAGGCAGCAACTTTTGAATGAGTCTCGGAAACATTCTAGCAATCTTTCTCATGAATCAGTGATGGAGCAACTCATCCATGCAAATCAGGGGCTGAATTTTCAGCAGCAGAATAAAGATTTATTTAATGTTTTATCTCATTCCAAGCTGAGGCAGATGTCTCTGGAGCAACAATATCTTTTAGAACATCAGCTGGAGCAACTTCAGGCTCAGCAGCTCTCCGCTTCGAGGAATTTAACTGGTATTGAGGAAGAGAGGCACAGAGGGGGGATCTGGTCGGTTGATGAATCTGGCCAATTCATTAGAACTGCAGCTAGTCAGCCACAGAATTATTCTTCCAGGCTTGGCCAATTAGACTTTTTGCAGAAACCACAAGGACCATCATTGGTAGAGCATCCTAGTCATTCTCAGCGAAACTACTTGTTGCAGGAGAGAATGCAAAGGGGGCTACATCCTCTTGATAGTTCAATGCATATGCCACGTGCAGGTACTTCTCCACCAAACATGGAACTAATTAATGCCATAGCACGAGGTCAAGGATTGGATGCACAAGACCATCTTGACCAGCTTCGTGCTTCTGGTCAGATGGGACAGTTTCATTCTAATTTTCACGCTCATCAAAGACAGATTTCCAGAGAATTCTCTGGCACACACATGGATCCAACAGAGAGCCACTGGTCTGAGTTAGCTAGACAGTTACCAGCTGACCTAATAGAATCCCAGCTGAAACAGTTGCAAATTAAAGTGGAGAAGCAGAGAGGTGCAAATATGAATGTCTCCTTTGAGAGCCCAAATGCATGGGCACCAAATCTAGGAAATAATGAAAGCTCAAAATATGAATTGAGAGACTTGCTTCATCAAGAAATGCTTCACCAATCTCAACAGTCTCTCAGTTTGGTGGATGCTGCTACATCATCCTATGAGCAAAAGGACCCTTCTTGGCTCTACTCACGACCTAATTCAGAGAATCCATATGATTTGAACAGAGAGAGAGCAGCGTTAGGTGGCGCCTTTTCAGATGCTTCCCTTTTGGAGCAAGTAGGACGGCCTTTGAATGAACAAATCATGAATACCATTGATAATAAATTTGAGAGCAGCAACAGGTTCACTTTAAAGCCTGGTTTCTCAACTTCTTTTGAACAGAAACAATTCCCGCCGGATTTAGACTTATTTGAAAGGGGCAGGCTTGCGAATTCTTTAAGTGATGCTTCCTTGCAGTTGATAGATTTCTCTAATCTGAAGGATGGGGAGAGAGGAAAGATGCAGGATATCAGTGGAAGTTCCAGGATCCAATCAATGATGGATGCGCAAGAGAGTAGAGTTATGCAAGCAGAAG GTTTAGGCTTCTTTGACTATGAAGCAGAATTTGTTCATGCTGACAAGGAAGAGATGCCTAACAATAT GGCGTATGGTGATCCAAAAGCTGCTGATAGTTTCTTAAAGCGTGCCTATGATCTCCATGACATGTCATCTGCAAGACCTCCCCATGGCATGCCATCTGCAAGACCACCATCAGCCGGCACTCTTCAAATTTCAAAAGGGCATGATTCTGCAACTTATGGATCTTCAGAAG GTACAGAAGTACAGCAAGAACCTGGAGCTACACTCTCATCCCAATCCTCTGAGGTGCTTAGATCTAACAAGAAAGACTTCAAATTTCGTCGGACCTCTTCTAGCAATGACACTGATACTATAGAGCCTTCATTCATTTATATGCTGAAGAGCACCAAAAAATCCATGCCGGAGCATGAGAACATTGAAACAGGTTCAGTCGGAAAGAGTAGCAAAAAGAAGGGAAAGAAAGGGAGACAGATTGACCCGTCTCTTCTCGGCTTCAAAGTTCACAGCAACCGCATCTTGATGGGTGAGATCCAGCGCCCGGATGATTGA